Within Spirochaetota bacterium, the genomic segment GGGGTATAGAGATAAGTTTCAGAGAGAGTAATCTGATAATGAATACAAAGAGATTGAGGTCGCACAACCCCACCTCTGCATTCAACTTCGCTATCCTCCAGATTATCGCCATGAATTTGCTCCTATCCTTCTTCCTATACCTACAACTTCGCAAGAGTATGCCTCATACTCTCAACACACTCCCTCTATCACGGAAAGCAAGGTATGTTTTTGAGAGAGTGAGTGTGTTCTACTACCTGGTCTCACCATCTACTTAACAAGGTATCTCCTTCTTCCTCAGGTTGTGTCGCCAGACTCCTATGTTGAAATATCCAAAAAACCTATTTCCATTTCAGTTTCTGGTGGAGTATCATGCGCATATGAAAACAGACTTGTAGTTATTTGCTAGAGCAACACTTGATAGACACCAAAAGTATTAACTACACCCAAATAACTCTCAAATTTTGGAATTTATTGCACGGATACCAATCAAGTGGCAACTTCTAATGTAGATACAAAATAATAATTACACTTCATTTGGAGTATTTCATGTTCAGATATGTAATAGTTGGTGCTGGTTTTGCCGGTAGTGTAATTGCCGAAAGGATAGCAAAAACTCTTAACGAAAAGGTATTAGTTATTGACAAAAGACATCATATTGGAGGAAACTGCTACGATGAGAAGGAAGAAAACGGAATAATACTGCACAAGTATGGTCCCCATCTTTTTCACACTCCATACTATGAGGTTGTTAGATACCTTGAGAACTTCACCAAGTTTGAGACTTATCAACACAGAGTTCTAGGCTATATTGATGGTAAAAAAGTTCCCATACCTTTTAACTTCACATCACTTGAGACTCTTTTCCCAAAAGAGTTATCTGAGATTATAAAGAAGAAACTATTAGAAAAATATGAATTAGATCAAAGAATCCCAATACTAGAACTTATTGATAGCGAAGACGAACACATAAGGAAATTCGCTAACTTTGTATATGAGAAAGTTTTCAAAAACTATACTGCTAAACAATGGAGCAAAAAACCTGAAGAGATAGATAAAACCGTAACCGCTAGAGTCCCAGTCGTTATTGGCTATGACGATAGATACTTCAGTGATAAGTATCAATTCGTTCCAGTTAACGGATATACCGAAATCTTCACTAATCTCTTAAAAACCCCAAATATAAAACTAATGCTCAATACATCCTTCAAAGAGATAGGATCCGTTGGTGATGAAGGTATTAGAATATTCGGCAAGAAGTTCAAAGGCGTTTTAATCTACACAGGGGCTATTGATGAATTGTTTAACTATAAGTTTGGTTACTTAAACTACAGAACACTAAAACTTGATTTTGAGGTTGTTGATAAAGAATACTTTCAGGAAGTAAGCGTTGTAAATTACCCTAATGATTACGATTTCACTAGAATAACGGAATTCAAGCACATCCACAAACCGAAAGTAAGCGTAAATAAAACAGTCATACTCAAAGAGTATCCTAAAGAATACGATCCTAAACAAGACATCCAATACTATCCTTTCTTTGACGATCCTTCAAGAGAGGCTTATAACAAATACCTTGATATAGCCAAAAAGTATAAAAACCTGCTCCTAGTTGGAAGACTTGCTGAATATAAGTATTACGATATGGATGACATCGTAAAACGAGCATTAGATGTTTTTGAAAACGAGATAGCTAGAACTAAGTCTAGAAAGTAAATTTCTCTTGATAACAAACATAAAATAAAGAGTATTATGCGAAAGTTGAAAACTTACACTTGAAACAGTTATAACAACGATATGAAAACTAGAGTAGGAATAGGTTTTATTCACAACAATGATGAGAAAAGGAATAACTTATCTTTACCAAAAATTCTAGAGCTAGCTAACTTCTTAAAAGACCACTATGAAGTTAGATTCTTACCTGTGTCTTTTCAACCAGATGTGAATTCCAATCGCAGTATTACATGGCACCTGAATAGGGAATTCGTTATGTGGAAATGCCAAATGTTTTTACATAAATATCTAAAAATAAAACTACCCACAATAAAATCCTTCAATTTCACTCTGATAAGGCTGATTAATTTACTAAAAGGCGGATTCTCTAAACTCACAAGAGTTGCCAACTTTGAGATTATGTTATCTGATAAACACATAAGGTTGTGGTCCATCCTAGCCGAAGATAATGACTACATAATAATATTTGAAGACGATGCCATAATAGATGAAGATAGTATCCATAAGATAAAGGAGATAATAGAGTTTTCAAAGGAACTTGAGAAAGAAAATGATGATAAAATCTTATATGTAGACTTAGCAAATGGTGTTGATCTCAACAAATTAAAGATAGATAAGTTGATCATAAAAAGAGATGGTGACAAGATATTCTTTGACAGAATAGTATCAAACACTACTTGCT encodes:
- a CDS encoding glycosyltransferase family 25 protein, whose protein sequence is MKTRVGIGFIHNNDEKRNNLSLPKILELANFLKDHYEVRFLPVSFQPDVNSNRSITWHLNREFVMWKCQMFLHKYLKIKLPTIKSFNFTLIRLINLLKGGFSKLTRVANFEIMLSDKHIRLWSILAEDNDYIIIFEDDAIIDEDSIHKIKEIIEFSKELEKENDDKILYVDLANGVDLNKLKIDKLIIKRDGDKIFFDRIVSNTTCSYMISSKTAKVFLDLLLETPYLRLLPPDRIVDHLGRLLLKKGYSTICVHINPPALIHGSMTKAELYTREYV
- the glf gene encoding UDP-galactopyranose mutase; this encodes MFRYVIVGAGFAGSVIAERIAKTLNEKVLVIDKRHHIGGNCYDEKEENGIILHKYGPHLFHTPYYEVVRYLENFTKFETYQHRVLGYIDGKKVPIPFNFTSLETLFPKELSEIIKKKLLEKYELDQRIPILELIDSEDEHIRKFANFVYEKVFKNYTAKQWSKKPEEIDKTVTARVPVVIGYDDRYFSDKYQFVPVNGYTEIFTNLLKTPNIKLMLNTSFKEIGSVGDEGIRIFGKKFKGVLIYTGAIDELFNYKFGYLNYRTLKLDFEVVDKEYFQEVSVVNYPNDYDFTRITEFKHIHKPKVSVNKTVILKEYPKEYDPKQDIQYYPFFDDPSREAYNKYLDIAKKYKNLLLVGRLAEYKYYDMDDIVKRALDVFENEIARTKSRK